The sequence below is a genomic window from Andrena cerasifolii isolate SP2316 chromosome 6, iyAndCera1_principal, whole genome shotgun sequence.
attgtaataataattaaaattatgtaactaatataaatcactattacaataaataatttatataatgatATTATCTATGTAACATTATATAAAcctatatatagataatctatatgtatatatatataaattatttatatacctatatatatatatatatatatatatatatatatatatattgaactatttaaattattattgatagatttatggattacactgaactaaattaattattaattcgaaAACAAAGGAATACACGGCGAAGCGCCAAATACAAACATAACCAAAATACTATTTTGCTTTCATTTCCCAACACATAATAGGTACGTTTACCTTATACAGCACTAGGTAGTAGACGAAGGATGCAAATGGAAACAGAAATGAATATCGCAATCGTATAAAATTAATGTATATATTTCGCGTCTTTTTCATTTCATATGTATATACTCtgtcatataagaaggaacctgcgcaTAGACCTGTCCTGCGCTACTACTGGCTATACCCCAACCAATGCTCCCTCGCtcccaatgagctcattctacatgcgtgaaacgggttccttcttatatgGCAAGGAGATGAGGTACCTATATAGAAAATGCACACTGTGGTtttatcaaataaaaaattatgcttATTATCTTAGTTCGTTCTGCATAGGTGTCATTTTTAGCATTCACTCGCTACAAATTTGTATAATAATGACTATCGTTAGCGTTGTCGATTGGAATAAGTGTGTTAACGGCTCAGCAATTACATTTGTTATTCAGTTTTTAAAACCTTTTCACTTTCTCGCCAGTTTGTTGGAATGGAATTCATTCTTGCACTCGTTTGTTCTGTTAACAACGACGTTTTAGAAGATAAACGAGATTCGGTACCATTTctgtaaatttataaaatcgacataatagaacaaaattGTTTTCACtgtctaaaaaaatatatatattttttttagaatgatTTTAAAATGTCAggcattattaaaaaaatttgccagTTGGTATAAACATTTTAATAATAACACTTACAAGAATTTCGATCGTAACGCAAGCAACACTGGCGGAGTTTTAGGTCTTGCAACAGattttaaatcatacattttcAAATGTGTATAAGTTGGAATCTGGAAATATAGCTTTCATATACCACGGAACGAAAGTATCATTGAGAGTAATATCGATTAAAGTAAATGGTCCCATTATCGCACATGTAAGATTAAAGAGTAGTTGTGGGTTATTATATagtatactccctgtcatttaagaaggaacctgccgaccgacgagtttagaccggttctgcgcaggttgacgctcattggtgccgggagaagccactatttgTTGtatccccaccaacgctttttccgagccaatgagctcattctacatgcgcgaaacgggttccttcttaaatgacatctTAGGTAcctatataaaaaagaaaaaaggtaaagtaTGCATTACcaacattaataaaaatttcagtcTCCAGATTAAATTTACTTTCAAATATGACGTGCATTATTAAAACCAAAGTTTATGAAAAATTGCATTCTGTCTTTTGTCTTCCTCATCGTTCTATTTGTGCTAACTACTGCTTATGGGGTATTATGCCCCCAGTAATTAAATCGTTAATTGTATTGTTAGTATTAATTTTACTAAGTTACTTTAAAGCGTTATAGTATCTGATTTTTAACACAGAAACTGAAATAATATACGGAGTTGATTCTACACGGGAAACGAAGTGAAAgttgtcgaataaatttttttgtaagatgcttgattttcaaataaatgACTTTAGAGATTTACACACCGCATGTGCAGTTAACCAAGGCCCTGTTCagcaaatattaaagaaattacttattcttatacatatacataactATGTATACAACGTAGCAATTACATATGCTCCCCATACAATATcacaatttattttcaatcagtcttaatattttttagtcGCTATTAACATTGCTAAATTTTATCAAGTTATCGACTTGACAGAATACAGCAATTGCAAATTCATGGATATGCTTCTTTATACTGACAACATAGAAATGGCGATAATACTCTACTGTTGCGCTTAAATTTCTAagttaataaaacaaaattgttaaaaaactatttcccCGTCTTatcttatacttttttttattttaaactatGAAAATGCAAATGAAATACATGTGCATTCGGCAGATTGtttaaatcgttttattcgtataGTATTTAGATAAAGTATTCGGAGGTCTACATAATTGTAAAACAGTAAGGAGATCTTACGATTAGAGATATCTGAACTCGGTCATTGTCATCAAACTTGTGGATTGAAATTTTCCCGTCTCAAAGTATAACCGTAAACTACCAAATTGACAAAGAGACGTACTCACGTGAGACAACGACGTATCAAGGACTGTTGGTTCGACATACTTTTTTGGTACGTCAGAAACTGGAACAAAACTACCCAGTATCGGGGTTGTTAAGCTTTTCCCATAAATGAAAGTCTGCGATATTTTGTTCCCAGTACCACTCAAACTTGACTCGTTCAAATCGTACAATTGCGAATCTTTCTCATCGATTATTCCTGCATTCTTCATCTCGTTAAACGGACTGTAGTAATCGACCGATCAATAAAGGTTTAAGGCGCAACCAGGCAGAACTACTTTTACGGAAATAAAGTTGGAGATCCACTCGAAGTCTAGCACTGGTCTCTAGATAATGATTCCAGGATGCTCTTCAGCGTTACTGCCAACAGTGCCAACGAAGAGTACAAAACCTAAAGTGTAGCGAGTCGATATTTGGTCGATAAGCTCCTCTGTGTTGAATAGCAACCACCATAGAGCCACTactaagggggtagtggactatttcagcatcagaaaatcgattactttttttttactgattttgaaagtcttatcctttatgaacattttaaacaaaatttcatgaagaaattcaaataattgtcgaagttatagcagcgaacgtaattgtgtgcaccgccgagtaacggcctcgcagagcggtattggcataggggacttaactttgaagccggttttctcgacacaacattttcagaaacggtgtacatcataactcttgaaccaatgaatattttcacttgaaatttttactggacCTATAGAATTCCTTCCTCTACAGAGAGACGAGAGCATTGCCTCGCTCGTCACCAAGATCGAGCGATTAGCGCAGTCCGCTTTTGCCGACTGTCCGGCGGAAGCCCGCGACAAACTCGCTGCGTCTCAGTTCGTTACGGCATTGTTTAGTTCTGTCATGCAGCGGGAACTGCGACTCGTCGGTTTCACGTCCCTAAGAGCCGCCGTGACCAGGGCTCTGGAGAtcgaggtctgggttaggcgtTGAGGCGATGCATCGTCGATCCGTCTCTAAAAGAGCGGACGACGCGATGAGAACAGAAAGAACACGAAAGTGTGTGAATTCGAGGGAAGCTTCACGAagccccagggaagtccccgagtcttcggggaatcggtgcggagtatgcatcaacatcatgcgcgtgagggggggggggcaagcggacgaatcgctagtttgcccccgcatcaagtcctcctcctcaagcgcgctactccgcatccgaggacgaccaccgtggagttttagtcggtgcaagccccacataacccctgaccctcccccgagggttaggggtatccgttagggatttctccacgaaaaaaaaaggcGTTGAGGCGATGTCTCATAGCCCCGCGGTCGAGTCGCGAGAACGGTATTCAGAGAAACAGAAGGCTAAACCCTCCTACACTTTTGAAAGGTTCCCGACGAAAAACAGAGGTTCGAGAAAACCGACAACCGATCGGGCGACACGCGGAAAACCTGTTGGTCATCTTCAGAGGGACTGCCACGAATTGAGAAATTGAGGGGAATAGCGCCAAGAGGGGAGAAGAGAGGCCGTTAGAGAGGACGGTGGTACCTGGGCTCGACTGATTTGGGGGAAGCACCGGTTGACAACACCCGGAGCCGAGATAGTGCTGCCATGTGAGCGTGCAGATCTGTTGCAACGAGGAGGCGCCTGAAGTGCGCGGAGTTGCTGAGCTGTGACGAAGGGAGTTCAAGGGAGAATATCGTCACAGGGTGAATATCTCCGCGGGGAGGGAAGGAATACTTTCTCAGCCATCTTGTACCGGTCAACTAGTGTTGCCATCTATACCATGCCGTGGCAAAATTTAAAACTGCCCAAATGAATTTCATACATTTTAAGTTAACTGTGAATCGTATGACAATTTTATCTCTACGTGTTTTACAAAGTCACAATGTTTTTATAAACAGATACATCTCTGAAATTTTTATATGGAGGATCAATAATAACACAATATATTTAGTGACCAGAAAACAATACAAGTTTATTAAAAAGTGTTCGTTTACTTTctgaagtattatttttttgtttcgcaATATGGAGATATTGTACTTTAATGTATTGTTGAATAATACATTTTATCAGGTGAATTCTATGATTATACAATGCTATTTGGTTATTACAATTGAATTTACAAATAATCACACAATCTATACGCTGCACGCTACACCAAACGACGCTGAACAATagtaagggcggtattctcagtcgctacttattctgcGGCATCCTCTACACGGAAAGATGTCTGCACCGTTGGGAACGGTGCTCGAAAAGTGAGCACCGTAAAAACCGGTGCTGGGCCCATTCACGGCGCTGTTCACCACCAAAAGCATTCACAATGGTGTTCAGCACGGAAAATATCAATGTTGAGCACCGTTCACAACGGTGTTCTTGATGAACGCGCACTGAAATCATCGATGCATTACTATCTtacatctttgttttccatgtTTGCTATTGCAgctgttaaaaatgttttcttcAAAAGAAACTGAAGAAGTATAATTAAACACTATCAATAATGTTCAGTCAAGTATTGCACTCAATTGAAGCACAAAAGTAGCTCAAATTTGTAGGAGTATTATTATAGGATATAATAATtgattatgtatacatttggcaatatcaatttttcgaaaccTAAATAGATTTTACATAAACTAATATTTATCTAACAAGTAGatacaattaaaatatctatGTTATTAAACCTTATCActcaaattaaatatcattaatagtaacttttcatgattaataaagattaataaatatactTATATAGATGCATCACGGTATACTGGGTATTCAAGAAAGTGTACGTGTGCATATATATAGATAGACTTCAAATTATTATAACATTaacagtttaaataaaatgatatgaATATAGGTTAGATTTGCATCCGAAATTCACATTTGTTAAAAGCATATTCGGAACTGTTTTTTAGCCAAATTATAATGTGGCTTATTCTTAGCTTACTAATTGAACTAATAATTAATAAGCCAACCAGATAGATCCATTAATTCTCATACACGAACTCGGCACTGCAGACCTTGTTCCGTGTACCATGCGCGCATCGAAAACAACGATGAATGGCAAacatggaaaacaaagatgtaAGATAGCAATGCATCGATGATTTCAGTGCGCGTTCATCAAGAACACCGTTGTGAACGGTGCTCAACACTGATATTTTCGTTGCTCAGCATCGATATTGTCGGTGCTGGACACCATTGTGAATGCTTTTGGTGCTGAACAGCGCCGTGAATGAGCCCAGCACTGGTTTTTACGTCGTCGACGGTGCTCACTTTTCGAGCACCGTTCCCAACGGTGCAGACATCTTTCCGTGCACTAACCTattagctagtaaaggatgccgaatgcttaagcatttgcttaagaataagtagcgactcaGAATACCGCCCTAATAGTACTAATAAGTAATCTCGCCTACAGAGTGCAGCACAAGTTGACCGGTACAAGATGGCTGAAATTATTCCTTCCCTCCCCGCGGAGATCTTCAACCCCCCGCAACTATGCACCGTCCTTTAGGTCCAtgctgctgtccagcggtcgctggcaaccctccgaacaccaggccggtgaatggttCTAGTGgtatgcgtccgtgaggcggtgttgccattttacctgttcgcgcgcgcgaaagttgcagttttaacggacgACCCTGTATATCTATAATAAGTTTGAAATTTCAAGTAGTGCATCCTATAGAATATTGATGCGGGATATTTTATGTATTATTGTATGTATGCGAGTATGTACAATAATGTACACTAACTATACACAAAATTTGAGGCAAATCGATGACTCTAGTTAACATCAGGCATTCCCCTCGTAAAGTGGCTCGTACCTCGTACTCGATGCTTTCACGGAATAAATGTGTACTTCAACCGCAATGGACTATGTGGAGTAGGAAGTTCTTACAAATAGGTTATATTTGAAGTATTTATCATTCAAATAAATGTTGATTCATCACAGATAATCGCGGCAGCGCTCGATACTGGCATAAATGCAGTTCCAGCATGCGACAATGAAGAAACTGAACGAATTATTCGCAATCTGTTTCTTGTTGCAATATTTGTACGGTGTTTGTACGACTCACTTGCTCATAAATGTCAAAAACCAGGtacgaatttatttatttcccttGTCATCGACAATATCATCGAACAAACTGCGCGCAATCGTGACAATAATTTTCCGCAAAAAATCAAGTCGAAGCAGTTTGATATGGCTGTAATAATTCATCGcgctaacctcaaaaaaaaaaaaacaaaatgtaaTTAGCGGCGAAAACATTGGAGAATTATTAACCGAGTGCCGATTCTCTTATTTCACATCGCAGGGTGGTGATATTCTGCTGGAAACAATTTCATCCAATGTTACCGAAGATGTAATTACCTTGGAATTTCAATGCTCAGATGGTACACTGGTGACACAACTAATTGATTTcaaaaatgtaattatttatccTGGAATTAATTACTTTGttacataattcattttttGGGAAAACTTCAATAAGCTTTGAAATTTCTCTTTAGGAAGTACAGATTATAAAAGCCTTGGTCCTTGGCGAAGAAGAACGTGGCCAGAATCAATATCAGGTTTTATGTTTCGTAAATCACTTTTTCAAAGTGGACTTCATATCGTCCGATGCAATGTCCAAATTGCGACAGAAGAATCCAGGCACTGTCCGTGTAGCAGAAGAAAACAAGGGTCATGTAAATTATACTATGGACTTGTTCCTAGATGTGTCTGAATCCAAAGATATTTCTAAACACATAGCAACCCTTTGCGGAGAAGCAGCAGGATCTGCTTATACTAGAAATGATGATATAAAACAATGGATTCAAAGGCCTGGTAAGTTGTATTAATACACACATacataggggagactggggctagttgataggctattctgttttcaatttttttcattttttatttgaattaattacttaataacaaatatgccaaaatgtactttggtccttcctctttaatatgtagtgagcgaaaacttgagaaaatacatacaaaatgaatgaagaaatgttattttgacgatcaatttgtgtatatcaaaactatttaatttttctctatataaacgaaaacagttaaaaaacgattgttaacgtcaatgtacgcactcgtacgctggatcgtaggaaagaattgaccAACAATCTTCACAAATCTCgatcaaatggagctacatatatacggtgtcgagataattcgtctgtatcaacttaccCCCGTATCAACTAGGcccagtctcccctacgtaTAATAGGGCggggcgatactatataggcgaaaatttaaatttgaattttcagttggcctgggtgcgggatagttgtcttttgattaaccaaacacaactgtaaaaaattttttgaaaatatttatatccgcaggttcctttttctcctaaataatcatataatcatttttaggagaaaaaggaacctgcagagatgaatatttaaaaaaaaaatttttttttaaattcaaatttaaattttccgctccgccctaacgtataagtattgcttgatgcgTAACAtatacactaggcgccagaatcgacttcctttcggaaatttggcaacgttgcatgtcaccaGAACCGCTGAATTATGCCTAGTgatatgcaacgttgccaaatttccgaagggaagccgttttgacgcctagtgtacattTCATTTCTAAAACTGCAACAATAGTATTAAAgggaaatataaagaaaattataaagggTGTCCCATTTCGATCTCTCCTTAAGAGTATGTTTGAATCTAgttgttgtttaaaaaaatatttcggatCAAACTCATTCTGTTACAAGCAAGATATCTTTTGGTCTACATAATATCAGTCTAGGAAgagttaatttcaaaatttgaatgTCATCTTAACTTTTGCAAATGGATTGAGACACTTCTTTCATTTAGGTTTATAGATTGTTTACAGATGACTCCAATGACCTAGAATGGTAACATCATTTAAGGTCATTCAAacttcacacacacacacatacagtagctcacagccataatcgtacattctttaaaatcgcataacttttttaaaattaataaacgaCTTGAGGTTTTTTtcgaagctagaaggattagtttgctaagtgacgtgattcgtcgttttgaaaaaaatgcaattggccagagtagcaaaaaaaatagtaaaggtcgtttttcaacttttttttgtgagcctgtaatgaaaatttaaaatacccgtttgtagattgaagttaagttgtatacgtgtctaaaatttcatgaaaatcggttaactttGCTCTGAGCTATTAGCGCTTAAAGgtcgcagaataaagtcgagaatcgctgattttgggaatttccacgattctcgaccttattctgcgatctttaagcgtttatagctcagagcaactttaaaccgattttcatgaaattttaggcacgtatataacttacttaaatctcaggtttttttgaattttcgttacaggctcataaaaaaaagtttaaaaaacgaccttttctatttttttgctattccgaccaagtgcattttttttcaaaacgacgattcacggcatttagcaaactaatacttctagcttctaaaaaaaaactcaagtcgtttggattaattttaaaaaagttatgcgattttaaagagtgtatgATTATGGCTGAGCCACTGTACTTAGAACATTAGACTTTAATTATATTACAGGTAACATGTTATTTACACCCAATTATGTTTTGTGTCAGTGGTTATATTACTAGCAAAGTTAATATAAATTGTGGatgattttatttgaaattatgaGATCTGAATTATCTATTTGCTTTATTTACAGAAATtgaggatattattccgaaaggtgGTCGATGGAGATaaggtttggggggagggggtgtagactctatctaaaattgtagcttcgggtatttattaatttccgaaatattaataaaaaaatattgttaatttttttttgaaaatttcttttgGACGTGGTGTAGGCCCCCCTACCGGGAACCCTTCCGTcccccaattttttaattttgaaatattgtagcctcagtctcatttttagcatcgccaaactcacgtcggttcgctaccatgctttacgcgcccccgcactaatctagctccaaccaatactaatacccgggacaatttggaaagtggaatgcgttgtgtcggtataagtcaactgAAATATTGTTGAGAGCAGGGACCGTGGT
It includes:
- the Oaf gene encoding BRICHOS-like domain-containing protein out at first, yielding MQFQHATMKKLNELFAICFLLQYLYGVCTTHLLINVKNQGGDILLETISSNVTEDVITLEFQCSDGTLVTQLIDFKNEVQIIKALVLGEEERGQNQYQVLCFVNHFFKVDFISSDAMSKLRQKNPGTVRVAEENKGHVNYTMDLFLDVSESKDISKHIATLCGEAAGSAYTRNDDIKQWIQRPGSSELSLMAAVNNFSTNFLGLQGTNDSRSLFVTRCADTSNMWAPCTCSLELCIGWYPCGLKFCKGKGDGKKAATPYKCGIKTCKKCFIFTYYSKMKQNCLWDE
- the LOC143369796 gene encoding uncharacterized protein LOC143369796, which produces MKNAGIIDEKDSQLYDLNESSLSGTGNKISQTFIYGKSLTTPILGSFVPVSDVPKKYVEPTVLDTSLSHIPTYTHLKMYDLKSVARPKTPPVLLALRSKFLNGTESRLSSKTSLLTEQTSARMNSIPTNWRESEKVLKTE